Proteins encoded together in one Ciona intestinalis chromosome 1, KH, whole genome shotgun sequence window:
- the LOC100186600 gene encoding frizzled-1-like, with amino-acid sequence MGSFAIFSLLLVLIVTVQKCKSLNCQEVISPICSDIIRYPVLMPNMFGHTTQDEANIELSQYYPFLKIGCSPYLKPFLCSAFFSPCTSKGTRKLPCRSLCENTMVGCLEVATRFGFVVPEALNCARFPEQTSTSYCIQPESFGLSPIKHN; translated from the exons ATGGGCAGTTTTGCAATCTTCAGCTTGCTGTTAGTACTTATAGTTACAGTGCAGAAATGCAAATCTTTAAATTGCCAAGAGGTCATCAGCCCAATCTGCAGCGACATAATCC GATACCCGGTTCTTATGCCCAACATGTTCGGCCATACAACGCAAGACGAGGCAAATATTGAACTAAGCCAATATTATCCGTTCTTAAAG ATTGGATGTTCGCCGTACCTCAAGCCATTCCTATGCAGTGCATTCTTTTCCCCTTGTACTTCTAAGGGAACAAGAAAACTACCTTGCAGATCTCTTTGTGAAAATACAATGGTTGGATGCTTGGAAGTCGCTACCAG GTTTGGATTTGTCGTACCAGAAGCATTGAATTGCGCAAGATTTCCAGAGCAAACTTCTACCTCGTATTGTATTCAACCAGAATCGTTTGGCCTGTCCCCGATAAAACAtaactaa
- the ci-ndk/dm44 gene encoding uncharacterized protein LOC100176380 translates to MFPGYSDAYIEPSSAQDERYSFIAEWYDPQAALIRRYQFLYYPKDSSIEMFDIKNRRKFLSRTKFESVRLEDLYIGSKVSIYSRQLTFVDFGDQFTESKLISKKEKTFALIKPDATSKLGVILNGLRDRNIKVTKAQMVQMTRTDAVKFYDEHQSKPYFNSILEYITSGPVIAMEIVGSGVVQKWLEMLGPSDPSEARTSNPKSIRAMFGTDELKNTAHGSINATAAAKELEFFFPSSGAAFVGTAKYENSTCCVIKPHAVKEGLVGDIISVIMDAGFDITALSMQTVQKANAEEFYEIYKGVVAEYKSMVDELCNGSCVVLEISGNDQDVPSKFRQLCGPSDPEIGRHLRPKTLRAMFGKDAIQNAVHCTDLPEDGILEVEYFFRIL, encoded by the coding sequence ATGTTTCCTGGATACAGCGACGCGTACATTGAACCGTCATCTGCCCAAGATGAAAGATATTCGTTCATAGCTGAGTGGTATGACCCGCAAGCAGCTCTTATTCGACGGTACCAATTTCTCTACTACCCAAAAGACAGCAGTATTGAGATGTTTGACATCAAAAACCGTCGAAAATTTCTCAGCCGAACAAAATTCGAATCTGTAAGGCTTGAAGATCTCTATATTGGTAGTAAAGTGAGTATTTATTCTCGACAGTTGACATTTGTTGATTTTGGAGACCAGTTCACTGAAAGCAAGCTTATCAGCAAAAAGGAAAAAACTTTCGCTTTGATTAAGCCCGATGCTACCTCTAAGTTAGGTGTAATACTAAACGGTCTTCGAGACAGAAACATAAAGGTCACAAAAGCTCAAATGGTTCAAATGACAAGAACAGATGCTGTTAAATTTTACGATGAACACCAATCGAAGCCTTACTTTAACTCCATACTGGAATACATCACTAGTGGACCTGTTATAGCCATGGAAATTGTGGGATCTGGTGTGGTACAGAAATGGTTAGAGATGTTAGGACCATCAGACCCATCTGAGGCAAGAACATCCAACCCAAAAAGTATAAGAGCAATGTTTGGCACAGATGAATTGAAAAACACAGCACATGGTTCAATCAATGCAACAGCTGCAGCAAAAGAATTAGAATTTTTCTTCCCATCTTCCGGTGCTGCCTTTGTCGGGACAGCAAAGTATGAGAATTCAACATGCTGTGTTATTAAGCCCCATGCTGTAAAGGAAGGCTTGGTAGGAGACATTATCAGTGTAATTATGGATGCTGGATTTGACATAACTGCTCTTAGCATGCAAACTGTGCAGAAAGCAAACGCTGAAGAGTTTTATGAAATCTACAAAGGCGTTGTGGCGGAATACAAAAGCATGGTTGACGAGCTATGTAATGGTTCCTGTGTGGTTCTAGAAATTTCTGGCAATGACCAAGATGTACCATCAAAATTTAGACAGCTGTGTGGGCCATCGGACCCAGAAATCGGCAGACACTTACGTCCGAAGACCCTCAGAGCAATGTTCGGGAAAGATGCCATCCAAAATGCAGTTCATTGCACAGATCTACCTGAAGACGGCATACTGGAAGTCGAATATTTCTTCAGAATCCTCTAA
- the LOC101242532 gene encoding protein canopy homolog 2-like: MNAVYLLLLISIIPLVACKKDLNLYCGACKAIMHEVDYSIQQVDPNKKIDVGSFRVDPNGKTRTVQKSYARSESHLTGLLERVCSEISDNYVESKDPETGTKR; encoded by the exons ATGAATGCAGTTTATCTTCTTTTACTAATTTCAATTATCCCATTGGTTGCCTGCAAGAAGGACCTTAATTTATATTGTGGAG CATGTAAAGCAATCATGCATGAAGTAGATTACAGCATCCAACAGGTCGATCCAAACAAGAAGATTGATGTTGGAAGCTTCCGGGTTGATCCTAATGGAAAAACAAGAACAGTTCAA aaatcatatgCACGGTCGGAGTCTCACCTCACTGGGCTGTTGGAACGAGTTTGCAGCGAAATTTCTGACAATTATGTTGAATCAAAAGACCCAGAAACTGGAACCAAAAGGTAA